The Chitinispirillales bacterium genome includes a region encoding these proteins:
- a CDS encoding family 16 glycosylhydrolase, with amino-acid sequence MLNKIIKTVVLTAAVVATTAQAIPITLMSTTQGPNIIADENGGSGFTFPTFNGGTAAFDDVKEDLKVFVWYNSTEQWIDLDGNAESGWIYNQNWGHFWEGGGGFWFHVERTTYIKLQSAASSGVYLDYTIIYDVPERVGNNLSAKNGQTTMNAGGEGNIGVQFPFIGGTPARSADIEKFVYEIRINDDWVELYNSAASGFYYSSNGYNPMSDKNQWAVYYEGGGGLWFKPVQEDYRFRIGYPADGIKGGAIDNNYVEYSFTGNPDAYRPDVSNLGNIALGTSTNSDIAGWRLIWNDEFNENSLNRDKWDYDIGYYINDDPNTWGWGNDELEYYTDSEKNIFVEDGRLNLKALHEPKAFPQNPSRQAPYSSGKVVTKGKFAFKYGRIDFCAKLPAGNGLWPALWMLPQDDAYGGWAASGEIDVMEARGRLPGESSGAVHFGGGWPEDKYIGNDYYFENGQRIDTDFHVYSVVWEEDNIKWYVDGKCFYKATNEQWYSLGAHDNKNAPFDQDFFIIMNLAVGGKFDGGQTPNAGDIPATMQVDYVRVYKADGNGSTPINNAATKKVGKDYAFAGIKNGQINLRLKEGAYTVELYNLQGRIIDKVNISATNGVNATGLKTNNLSKGMFILNVKQADASILRRKIMIE; translated from the coding sequence ATGTTAAACAAAATCATCAAAACCGTCGTCTTGACGGCGGCCGTTGTTGCAACAACAGCGCAGGCTATTCCAATTACGTTGATGTCCACGACGCAAGGACCTAATATTATCGCGGACGAAAACGGAGGATCGGGATTTACATTTCCGACATTTAACGGAGGAACGGCTGCTTTTGATGACGTAAAAGAAGATTTAAAGGTTTTTGTCTGGTACAATTCAACCGAACAATGGATCGATTTGGACGGCAATGCCGAAAGCGGCTGGATTTACAACCAAAACTGGGGACATTTTTGGGAAGGCGGAGGAGGGTTTTGGTTCCATGTAGAAAGAACGACTTATATAAAATTGCAATCGGCTGCTTCGTCCGGCGTTTATCTTGATTATACGATAATTTACGACGTTCCGGAAAGAGTAGGCAACAATCTTTCAGCAAAAAACGGACAGACGACAATGAACGCCGGCGGCGAAGGGAATATCGGCGTTCAATTTCCATTTATCGGCGGAACTCCCGCGAGATCTGCGGACATTGAGAAATTTGTTTATGAAATAAGAATAAACGACGATTGGGTGGAACTTTACAATTCGGCGGCAAGCGGTTTTTACTATTCAAGCAACGGATATAATCCTATGTCGGATAAAAACCAATGGGCTGTTTACTATGAAGGCGGAGGAGGACTCTGGTTTAAGCCGGTTCAGGAGGATTATCGGTTTCGTATAGGATACCCCGCAGACGGGATAAAGGGCGGCGCTATAGATAACAATTACGTGGAGTACTCTTTTACAGGCAATCCCGACGCCTATCGTCCCGACGTATCCAATCTCGGTAATATTGCGCTGGGAACTTCGACAAATTCCGATATTGCCGGCTGGAGATTGATTTGGAACGATGAATTTAACGAAAATTCTTTAAACAGAGACAAATGGGATTACGACATCGGGTATTATATTAACGACGACCCGAACACCTGGGGCTGGGGCAATGACGAACTTGAATATTATACCGACAGTGAGAAAAATATTTTTGTAGAAGACGGGCGATTGAATTTAAAAGCGTTGCACGAACCGAAAGCGTTCCCGCAAAATCCGAGCCGCCAAGCGCCGTATTCTTCCGGCAAAGTTGTTACTAAAGGTAAGTTTGCGTTTAAGTACGGAAGGATTGATTTTTGTGCAAAACTTCCGGCTGGCAACGGATTGTGGCCCGCATTATGGATGCTTCCTCAAGACGACGCTTACGGCGGATGGGCGGCTTCCGGCGAAATCGATGTGATGGAAGCCAGAGGACGTTTGCCTGGCGAAAGCAGCGGAGCCGTACATTTCGGCGGAGGATGGCCTGAAGACAAGTATATCGGAAACGACTATTATTTTGAGAACGGGCAACGGATAGATACGGATTTCCACGTCTATAGCGTCGTTTGGGAAGAAGATAACATTAAATGGTACGTTGACGGAAAATGTTTTTACAAAGCAACGAACGAACAATGGTACTCGCTTGGCGCGCACGACAATAAAAACGCTCCTTTCGACCAAGATTTTTTCATAATAATGAATCTTGCGGTAGGCGGAAAATTTGACGGCGGACAAACGCCGAACGCCGGAGATATTCCTGCGACGATGCAAGTGGATTATGTCCGTGTTTACAAGGCGGACGGTAACGGCAGTACTCCGATAAACAACGCCGCGACAAAAAAGGTCGGTAAAGATTATGCATTTGCAGGAATAAAAAACGGACAGATTAATCTTCGCCTTAAAGAAGGTGCTTACACCGT